One genomic segment of Bacteroides caccae includes these proteins:
- the thrA gene encoding bifunctional aspartate kinase/homoserine dehydrogenase I codes for MKVMKFGGTSVGSVNSILSVKRIVESASAGEPVIVVVSALGGITDKLINTSKMAATGDSAYEGEFREIVYRHVEMIKEVVPAGEGQVALQRQIGELLNELKDIFQGIYLIKDLSPKTSDTIVSYGERLSSIIVAELIKDAKWFDSRTFIKTEKKHNKHTIDADLTNKLVKETFSSIPKVALVPGFISSDKTTGEVTNLGRGGSDYTAAIIAAALNADSLEIWTDVDGFMTADPRVISTAYTISELSYVEATELCNFGAKVVYPPTIYPVYHKNIPIIIKNTFNPDGVGTVIKQEVSNPHSKAIKGISSINDTSLITVQGLGMVGVIGVNYRIFKALAKNGISVFLVSQASSENSTSIGVRNADADLACEVLNEEFAKEIEMGEISPILAERNLATVAIVGENMKHTPGIAGKLFGTLGRNGINVIACAQGASETNISFVVDAKSLRKSLNVIHDSFFLSEYQVLNLFICGIGTVGGSLVEQIRCQQEKLMLENGLKLHVVGIIDATKAMFSREGFDLANFREELQQKGKDSNLQTIRDEIVGMNIFNSVFVDCTASPDIASLYKDLLQHNISVVAANKIAASSAYENYRELKTIARQRGVKYLFETNVGAGLPIINTINDLIHSGDKILKIEAVLSGTLNYIFNKISADIPFSRTIKMAQEERYSEPDPRIDLSGKDVIRKLVILAREAGYRIEQEDVEKNLFVPNDFFEGSLDDFWKRVPSLDADFEARRQVLEKEHKHWRFVAKLEDGKASVGLQEVGANHPFYGLEGSNNIILLTTERYKEYPMMIQGYGAGAGVTAAGVFADIMSIANV; via the coding sequence ATGAAAGTAATGAAATTCGGCGGAACGTCCGTAGGTTCCGTGAACAGCATTTTAAGTGTAAAGAGAATTGTAGAGTCGGCATCGGCCGGCGAACCGGTTATTGTAGTAGTTTCCGCATTGGGAGGCATCACTGATAAATTGATAAACACATCGAAAATGGCGGCTACCGGAGATTCGGCCTATGAGGGTGAGTTCCGCGAAATTGTTTATCGTCATGTGGAAATGATTAAAGAGGTGGTTCCTGCCGGAGAAGGGCAAGTGGCGTTGCAACGTCAGATTGGCGAATTGCTGAATGAATTGAAGGATATTTTCCAGGGTATTTACCTGATTAAAGACCTTTCCCCGAAGACTTCGGACACAATCGTAAGCTATGGCGAGCGCCTTTCATCTATCATTGTTGCCGAGCTGATTAAGGATGCCAAGTGGTTCGATTCGCGTACTTTTATCAAAACTGAAAAGAAGCATAACAAACATACGATTGACGCTGATCTGACCAACAAACTGGTAAAAGAGACTTTCAGCTCTATCCCGAAAGTAGCATTGGTGCCGGGCTTTATTTCTTCCGACAAGACAACCGGAGAAGTAACCAATCTCGGTCGCGGCGGTTCGGATTATACGGCTGCCATCATTGCTGCGGCGCTCAATGCCGACAGTCTGGAGATATGGACAGATGTGGATGGCTTTATGACTGCTGATCCGCGTGTGATTTCAACGGCTTATACTATCTCCGAACTTAGCTATGTAGAAGCAACCGAACTTTGTAACTTCGGTGCGAAAGTAGTTTATCCGCCGACGATTTATCCCGTATATCATAAGAATATTCCTATTATAATAAAGAATACGTTCAATCCGGATGGAGTGGGGACCGTCATCAAACAAGAAGTCTCCAATCCGCATAGCAAGGCGATTAAAGGAATTTCCTCTATCAATGATACCAGTCTGATTACCGTTCAGGGATTGGGTATGGTAGGTGTGATTGGTGTGAACTACCGTATCTTTAAGGCGTTAGCGAAGAATGGAATCAGTGTATTCCTTGTTTCGCAGGCTTCATCGGAGAACAGTACTTCTATCGGTGTACGCAATGCGGATGCAGACCTGGCTTGTGAAGTGCTGAACGAAGAATTTGCGAAAGAGATAGAAATGGGAGAAATTTCCCCGATTCTCGCCGAAAGAAACTTGGCGACAGTCGCCATTGTAGGTGAGAACATGAAGCATACGCCGGGCATTGCAGGTAAATTGTTCGGTACGCTGGGACGCAACGGTATCAATGTGATCGCTTGTGCACAAGGCGCATCGGAAACCAACATCTCTTTCGTTGTCGATGCAAAATCATTACGTAAATCGCTGAACGTTATCCACGACTCTTTCTTCCTGTCCGAATATCAGGTCTTGAATTTGTTTATTTGCGGTATCGGTACGGTAGGCGGGAGCCTGGTAGAGCAGATTCGTTGTCAGCAAGAGAAGCTAATGCTGGAAAACGGACTGAAACTGCACGTTGTAGGTATCATTGACGCAACGAAAGCGATGTTTAGCCGTGAAGGGTTCGACCTCGCCAATTTCCGTGAAGAGTTGCAGCAGAAAGGAAAAGACAGTAATCTGCAGACAATTCGTGACGAGATTGTAGGAATGAATATCTTCAACTCCGTATTTGTAGATTGTACGGCCAGTCCCGATATTGCTTCACTCTACAAAGATCTTTTGCAACACAATATTTCCGTTGTAGCTGCCAACAAGATTGCCGCTTCTTCGGCATACGAAAACTATCGTGAACTGAAGACGATCGCCCGCCAGCGCGGTGTGAAATATCTGTTTGAAACGAACGTAGGTGCCGGACTTCCGATTATCAACACTATCAACGACCTGATTCATAGTGGTGACAAAATCTTGAAAATCGAAGCAGTACTTTCGGGTACATTAAATTATATCTTCAATAAGATTAGTGCCGACATTCCTTTCAGCCGTACTATCAAAATGGCGCAGGAGGAACGTTACTCCGAACCCGACCCGCGCATCGACCTGAGCGGAAAAGACGTTATCCGCAAGTTGGTGATTCTGGCGCGTGAAGCCGGATACCGCATCGAACAGGAAGATGTGGAAAAAAATCTCTTTGTGCCGAACGACTTCTTCGAAGGTTCCTTGGACGACTTCTGGAAACGGGTGCCCAGTCTCGACGCAGACTTTGAAGCTCGCCGCCAAGTATTGGAAAAAGAGCATAAACATTGGCGTTTCGTTGCCAAACTGGAAGACGGAAAAGCTTCTGTCGGTTTGCAGGAAGTAGGAGCCAACCACCCGTTCTACGGTCTGGAAGGCAGTAACAATATCATCTTGCTGACTACGGAACGTTATAAAGAATATCCGATGATGATTCAGGGGTACGGTGCCGGTGCCGGAGTGACGGCTGCCGGAGTATTTGCCGATATTATGAGCATCGCAAACGTTTAA
- a CDS encoding cofactor-independent phosphoglycerate mutase: MKHIIILGDGMADWPVKSLGDKTLLQYAKTPYMDKLARMGRNGRLITVAEGFHPGSEVANMSVLGYNLPKVYEGRGPLEAASIGVDLQPGEMAMRCNLICVEGEILKNHSSGHISTEEADVLIQYLQEKLGNDRVRFHTGVQYRHLLVIKGGNKELDCTPPHDVPLKPFRPLMVKPLAPEAQETADLVNDLILKSQELLKNHPLNLKRMAEGKDPANSIWPWSPGYRPQMPTFSETFPQVKKGAVISAVDLINGIGYYAGLRRIAVEGATGLYNTNYENKVAAALEALKTDDFVYLHIEASDEAGHEGDIDLKLLTIENLDKRAVGPIYEAVKDWNEPVAIAVLPDHPTPCELRTHTSEPIPFLIWYPGIEPDEVQVYDEVAACNGSYGVLKEDEFIKEFMK; this comes from the coding sequence ATGAAACATATTATCATATTGGGTGACGGAATGGCCGATTGGCCTGTGAAGTCATTAGGAGACAAGACGCTCCTGCAATATGCCAAAACGCCTTACATGGATAAGTTGGCCCGCATGGGACGTAACGGGCGGTTGATAACCGTAGCCGAAGGCTTTCATCCGGGCAGTGAGGTTGCCAATATGTCCGTACTGGGATATAATCTCCCGAAAGTGTACGAAGGTCGCGGGCCACTGGAAGCGGCAAGCATCGGTGTAGACCTGCAACCGGGAGAAATGGCAATGCGTTGTAATCTGATTTGTGTGGAAGGGGAGATTCTGAAGAATCACTCTTCCGGGCATATATCTACCGAAGAAGCGGACGTGCTGATTCAATATCTGCAAGAAAAACTGGGCAACGACCGCGTGCGTTTCCATACAGGAGTACAGTACCGTCATTTGTTGGTTATCAAAGGGGGAAATAAAGAACTCGACTGTACCCCTCCGCACGATGTGCCTTTGAAACCTTTCCGTCCGCTAATGGTGAAACCTCTGGCACCGGAAGCGCAGGAAACGGCAGACTTGGTTAACGACTTGATTTTGAAATCGCAGGAACTGTTGAAGAACCACCCGTTAAACCTGAAACGCATGGCAGAAGGCAAGGACCCTGCAAATAGTATTTGGCCCTGGAGTCCGGGGTATCGTCCGCAAATGCCTACCTTCTCCGAAACTTTCCCGCAAGTGAAAAAGGGAGCGGTAATCTCGGCTGTTGACTTGATTAACGGAATCGGTTACTATGCCGGTTTGCGTCGTATTGCTGTGGAAGGGGCGACCGGGCTTTATAATACGAATTACGAGAATAAAGTAGCTGCCGCACTGGAAGCCCTGAAAACGGACGATTTTGTTTATCTTCACATTGAAGCCAGCGATGAGGCGGGGCACGAAGGGGATATCGACCTGAAACTTCTCACGATCGAGAATCTCGACAAACGTGCCGTAGGACCTATTTACGAAGCAGTGAAAGACTGGAACGAACCGGTAGCGATTGCCGTTCTGCCCGATCATCCTACTCCCTGTGAACTTCGCACGCATACGTCCGAACCGATCCCGTTCCTTATCTGGTATCCGGGCATCGAACCCGATGAGGTGCAGGTATACGACGAGGTAGCTGCCTGCAACGGTAGTTACGGTGTGTTGAAAGAAGACGAGTTTATAAAAGAATTCATGAAATAA
- a CDS encoding mechanosensitive ion channel family protein — translation MLLLFQATATQVADSTQVVADKLMKEAIANADGLDKLSLITQQLLDFAIRAGERILIAVIVFIVGRFLISMLNRFVGRLMDRRKVDISIKTFVKSLVNILLTILLIISVVGALGVETTSFAALLASAGVAVGMALSGNLQNFAGGLIVLLFKPYKVGDWIESQGVSGTVKEIQIFHTILTTGDNKVIYIPNGAMSSGVVTNYNTQTTRRVEWIVGVDYGEDYDKVQQIVTDILAADKRILKDPAPFIALHALDASSVNVVARVWVNSADYWGVYFDINKAIYATFNEKGINFPFPQLTVHQGN, via the coding sequence ATGCTACTATTATTTCAAGCAACAGCAACACAGGTTGCGGATTCTACGCAGGTCGTTGCAGATAAATTAATGAAAGAAGCGATTGCTAATGCCGACGGCTTAGATAAACTATCGCTCATCACCCAACAACTGCTGGATTTTGCCATTCGTGCCGGAGAGCGTATCTTGATTGCGGTCATCGTCTTTATTGTAGGACGTTTCCTTATTTCAATGCTCAACCGCTTTGTCGGACGTCTCATGGATAGAAGAAAAGTGGATATCAGTATCAAGACTTTCGTCAAAAGTCTGGTAAATATTCTGCTGACCATTCTGTTGATTATTTCCGTTGTCGGTGCTTTGGGAGTTGAAACGACATCATTTGCAGCTTTGTTGGCTTCGGCCGGTGTCGCTGTCGGTATGGCTTTGTCCGGCAATTTGCAGAACTTTGCAGGAGGACTGATCGTGCTTTTATTCAAACCTTATAAAGTAGGCGACTGGATTGAAAGCCAGGGAGTTTCCGGAACGGTAAAAGAGATCCAGATCTTCCATACCATTTTGACTACGGGAGATAACAAAGTGATTTATATACCGAACGGTGCAATGAGCAGCGGAGTAGTGACGAACTATAATACGCAGACTACTCGCCGTGTGGAATGGATTGTAGGAGTTGACTATGGCGAAGATTACGATAAAGTGCAGCAGATCGTGACTGATATTTTGGCTGCGGACAAACGTATCCTGAAAGATCCGGCTCCATTTATCGCTCTTCATGCATTGGATGCCAGCAGTGTGAATGTAGTAGCCCGTGTATGGGTGAACAGCGCTGATTATTGGGGAGTTTATTTTGATATCAACAAGGCAATTTATGCCACCTTTAATGAAAAAGGCATTAACTTCCCGTTCCCGCAACTTACGGTACATCAGGGAAATTGA
- a CDS encoding O-acetylhomoserine aminocarboxypropyltransferase/cysteine synthase family protein, producing MERKNLHFETLQIHVGQEQADPATDARAVPIYQTTSYVFHNSAHAAARFGLQDPGNIYGRLTNSTQGVFEERVAALEGGVAGLAVASGAAAITYAFENITRAGDHIVAAKTIYGGSYNLLAHTLPSYGITTTFVDPSDLSNFEKAIQDNTKAVFIETLGNPNSNIIDIEAVSEIAHRHKIPLIIDNTFGTPYLIRPIEHGADIVVHSATKFIGGHGTSLGGVIVDSGKFDWVASGKFPQLTEPDPSYHGVRFVDAAGPAAYATRIRATLLRDTGATISPFNAFILLQGLETLSLRVERHVENALKVVSFLNNHPKVKKVNHPSLVDHPDHALYQRYFPNGASSIFTFEIKGGQEEAHRFIDSLEIFSLLANVADVKSLVIHPASTTHSQLNAQELAEQEIYPGTVRLSIGTEHIDDLIADLEQALARV from the coding sequence ATGGAAAGAAAGAACTTACACTTCGAGACATTACAGATTCATGTAGGACAGGAACAGGCAGACCCGGCAACAGACGCCCGTGCAGTACCTATCTATCAGACAACTTCCTATGTATTCCATAACTCCGCTCATGCAGCCGCACGTTTCGGCCTGCAAGATCCGGGAAATATCTACGGACGCCTGACAAACTCTACACAAGGCGTTTTTGAAGAACGCGTAGCTGCCCTTGAGGGAGGAGTAGCAGGGTTGGCAGTTGCTTCCGGTGCTGCCGCCATCACTTATGCTTTCGAAAACATTACCCGTGCGGGCGATCATATTGTAGCAGCCAAGACGATCTACGGAGGAAGTTACAACCTGCTGGCACATACCTTGCCCAGTTATGGAATTACAACAACTTTTGTTGATCCGAGCGACCTTTCCAATTTTGAAAAGGCTATTCAGGATAATACAAAAGCCGTATTTATAGAGACATTAGGCAACCCTAACTCCAACATTATCGATATAGAGGCAGTATCCGAAATCGCTCACCGCCATAAAATTCCTTTGATTATTGATAATACATTCGGCACACCGTACTTAATTCGTCCTATCGAACACGGTGCAGATATTGTAGTACACTCTGCCACAAAGTTTATTGGTGGACACGGTACCTCACTAGGAGGAGTAATCGTAGATTCTGGTAAATTCGACTGGGTGGCTTCGGGCAAATTCCCGCAACTCACCGAGCCCGACCCCAGTTATCATGGAGTACGCTTTGTGGACGCTGCCGGTCCGGCTGCCTATGCAACTCGTATCCGTGCCACTCTACTGCGGGATACCGGAGCTACTATCAGCCCATTCAACGCCTTCATTCTGTTGCAGGGACTCGAAACGCTGTCATTGCGTGTAGAGCGCCATGTAGAAAACGCATTAAAAGTAGTAAGCTTCCTGAACAATCATCCGAAAGTAAAGAAGGTCAATCACCCTTCACTGGTCGATCATCCGGACCATGCACTATATCAACGTTATTTCCCGAATGGTGCAAGTTCTATCTTCACCTTCGAAATAAAAGGAGGACAGGAAGAAGCACATCGTTTTATTGACAGCCTGGAAATTTTCTCTTTACTGGCCAATGTGGCTGACGTAAAATCACTGGTCATTCATCCGGCAAGTACCACTCATTCGCAACTCAACGCGCAGGAACTTGCAGAACAGGAAATTTATCCGGGCACTGTCCGTTTGTCTATCGGCACGGAGCATATCGACGATTTGATTGCCGATTTGGAACAGGCACTTGCTAGAGTCTAG
- a CDS encoding thiamine diphosphokinase → MINEHYTPEAVILANGEYPTCPVPLTMLEEASFVACCDGAANEYISRGHTPDVIVGDGDSLSTEYHKRFSPIIHQIPDQETNDQTKAVRYLQKRGFRRIAIVGATGKREDHTLGNISLLLDYMKSGMEVRTITDYGVFVPAKDTQTFAAHPGQQISIINFGAKGLQGEGLVYPLSDFTNWWQGTLNEATSDEFTIHCTGEYLVFLAFM, encoded by the coding sequence ATGATAAACGAACACTATACTCCCGAGGCAGTGATACTGGCCAACGGTGAATACCCAACTTGCCCCGTTCCTCTGACAATGCTGGAAGAAGCAAGTTTTGTTGCTTGCTGTGACGGTGCAGCCAATGAGTACATTTCCCGCGGACATACTCCGGATGTGATTGTCGGCGACGGCGACTCTCTTTCAACAGAATACCACAAACGCTTCTCCCCTATTATACATCAGATACCCGATCAGGAAACGAACGACCAGACTAAAGCCGTCCGGTATCTGCAAAAGAGAGGATTCCGGAGAATTGCCATTGTCGGAGCGACCGGCAAACGGGAAGACCATACATTGGGAAATATCAGCCTACTGCTGGATTATATGAAAAGCGGCATGGAAGTACGGACCATTACTGATTATGGAGTATTTGTTCCTGCAAAAGATACACAAACCTTTGCTGCTCATCCCGGACAGCAGATTTCCATTATCAATTTCGGAGCGAAAGGATTGCAGGGAGAAGGATTGGTTTATCCGCTAAGCGATTTCACCAATTGGTGGCAAGGCACGCTCAATGAAGCGACTTCCGATGAGTTTACAATTCATTGCACGGGAGAGTATTTAGTATTCCTTGCTTTTATGTAA
- a CDS encoding TonB-dependent receptor — translation MKKIVWSVVALLGVGITVHARTSAESDSLKVINLQEVQVVSTRATAKTPMAFTNIGKAELKKVNFGQDIPYLLSMTPSTLTTSDAGAGIGYTTLRVRGTDGTRINITVNGIPMNDAESHNLFWVNMPDFSSSVKDMQVQRGAGTSTNGAGAFGASVNMQTEGAAMKPYAEFNGSYGSFNTHKETVKVGTGLLNNHWTFDARLSNIGTDGYIDRASVDLNSYYLQGGYFAENTSVKLIAFAGKEKTYHAWGYATKEEMEKFGRRYNPCGEMYTDADGNKHYYTDQTDNYLQKNYQLLLNHSFSTAWNLNVALHYTKGDGYYEEYKPGSSLVEYGLKPFNPDGTETNESDLVRQKKMDNKFGGGVFSLNYTGNRLTASLGGGLNQYRGNNFGKVTWVKNYIGNLSPEHEYYRNKSKKTDGNIYLKANYDLTSTLSAYADLQYRHIDYTIDGVNDKYDWNKNALRPLAVDKKFDFFNPKVGLNWNITPNHRLYASFSVAQKEPTRNNYTDGDPDSYPKAEKLLDYEAGYTFANPWLTAGANFYYMDYTDQLVLTGALNDIGEALTENIPDSYRMGIELMLGIKPCKWFQWDINATWSKNRIKDFVESLPGYHYNADETVTSLPTVLIKHKDTHIAFSPDFLLNNRFSFNYKGFEASLQSQFVSKQYMTNAEVEELTLDKYFVSNLNLAYTFRPKKILKEVTLGFTVYNLFNEEYENNGWASSDYTDTVENRGNYAGYAAQAGTNVLGHVSFRF, via the coding sequence ATGAAAAAAATAGTATGGAGTGTCGTCGCCTTATTGGGCGTAGGCATTACTGTCCATGCACGAACGAGTGCAGAATCCGACAGTTTGAAAGTAATTAACCTGCAAGAAGTGCAGGTAGTATCTACACGTGCCACAGCAAAAACACCGATGGCATTCACCAATATAGGAAAAGCAGAACTTAAAAAAGTAAACTTCGGACAGGATATTCCTTACCTGTTGAGCATGACTCCTTCTACCCTGACCACATCGGATGCGGGAGCCGGTATCGGTTACACAACCCTCCGTGTACGCGGAACCGATGGTACACGCATCAACATCACCGTGAACGGGATACCGATGAATGACGCCGAAAGCCATAATTTGTTTTGGGTAAATATGCCGGACTTTTCTTCTTCCGTAAAGGATATGCAAGTGCAACGCGGTGCAGGAACGTCCACCAATGGGGCAGGTGCATTCGGAGCCAGCGTCAATATGCAGACGGAAGGTGCGGCAATGAAACCGTATGCCGAGTTCAACGGCTCTTACGGTTCTTTCAATACGCACAAGGAAACGGTGAAAGTAGGAACCGGACTGCTGAACAACCACTGGACTTTTGACGCCCGTCTTTCCAACATCGGTACGGACGGATATATCGACCGGGCTTCAGTAGACCTCAACTCTTACTATCTGCAAGGAGGGTATTTCGCAGAGAACACTTCCGTCAAACTGATTGCATTTGCCGGAAAAGAAAAGACTTATCATGCCTGGGGATATGCAACGAAGGAGGAAATGGAGAAATTCGGAAGACGATATAATCCTTGCGGGGAAATGTATACCGACGCCGACGGCAACAAACATTATTATACGGACCAAACGGACAACTACCTGCAAAAGAACTACCAACTACTTCTTAACCATAGTTTTTCTACCGCATGGAATCTGAACGTAGCCTTACACTATACCAAAGGCGACGGGTATTATGAAGAATATAAACCCGGAAGCAGCCTGGTGGAATACGGGTTAAAACCATTCAACCCGGACGGAACGGAAACTAACGAAAGCGACCTTGTCCGACAAAAGAAAATGGACAACAAATTCGGGGGAGGTGTATTCTCCCTTAATTATACAGGAAACCGCCTGACCGCTTCCTTAGGAGGTGGCCTCAACCAATACCGGGGAAATAACTTCGGAAAAGTGACATGGGTGAAAAACTATATCGGCAACCTGTCTCCCGAACATGAATATTACCGCAACAAATCAAAGAAAACCGACGGGAATATCTATCTGAAAGCCAACTATGATCTGACCAGCACGTTAAGCGCTTATGCCGACCTGCAATACCGCCATATTGATTACACAATCGATGGAGTAAACGATAAATATGACTGGAATAAAAACGCCCTGCGCCCGCTAGCCGTAGATAAGAAATTCGATTTTTTCAATCCGAAAGTCGGCTTAAACTGGAATATAACTCCCAATCACCGCCTGTACGCTTCTTTCTCCGTAGCACAGAAAGAACCGACAAGAAACAATTATACGGACGGCGATCCCGACTCCTACCCGAAAGCTGAAAAACTGCTTGATTACGAAGCGGGATATACGTTTGCCAACCCATGGCTGACGGCAGGTGCCAACTTCTACTACATGGATTACACCGACCAACTTGTCCTGACCGGTGCTTTAAATGATATTGGTGAAGCACTGACCGAAAACATTCCGGACAGCTACCGCATGGGAATCGAATTAATGCTCGGTATCAAACCGTGCAAATGGTTTCAGTGGGACATCAATGCCACATGGAGCAAGAATCGCATCAAGGATTTTGTGGAAAGTCTGCCGGGCTATCATTATAACGCAGATGAAACAGTAACTTCCCTTCCAACTGTCCTGATAAAGCATAAAGACACCCACATCGCTTTTTCGCCGGACTTCCTGCTCAACAACCGTTTTTCTTTCAATTATAAAGGCTTCGAGGCTTCCCTGCAATCGCAGTTTGTAAGCAAACAGTATATGACCAATGCGGAAGTAGAAGAACTGACTCTTGACAAATACTTTGTCAGCAATCTCAATCTGGCGTACACCTTCCGTCCCAAGAAGATTCTGAAAGAAGTCACATTGGGATTCACCGTTTACAACCTCTTTAACGAGGAGTATGAAAACAATGGTTGGGCTTCAAGCGATTACACCGATACAGTGGAAAATCGGGGAAACTATGCCGGCTATGCCGCACAAGCCGGAACAAACGTCTTGGGACACGTGTCTTTCCGCTTTTAA
- the pnuC gene encoding nicotinamide riboside transporter PnuC, whose product MELDFLEIFGTLVGLVYLWLEYRASIYLWIAGVVMPAIYIFVYYKAGLYADFGINIYYLIAAVYGWFFWMWGHRKKKCRPADQPTAGRSKDLPIVHTPWKCYLPLAVVFIVAFIGIAWILIEYTDSNVPWLDSFTTALSIVGMWMLARKYIEQWFAWIIVDIVCCGLYIYKDLYFTSALYGLYSIIAIFGYFKWKKLMNIQ is encoded by the coding sequence ATGGAACTGGACTTTTTAGAAATATTCGGTACGCTGGTCGGTTTAGTCTACCTTTGGTTGGAATACCGGGCTAGTATCTATCTTTGGATAGCAGGTGTCGTCATGCCTGCCATTTACATCTTTGTATATTACAAGGCGGGACTGTATGCCGACTTTGGCATCAATATCTATTATCTGATAGCCGCTGTCTACGGTTGGTTTTTCTGGATGTGGGGACACCGGAAAAAGAAGTGCCGGCCGGCAGACCAGCCAACCGCCGGTCGCTCCAAAGACCTCCCTATCGTGCACACTCCATGGAAATGTTACCTTCCACTGGCAGTTGTATTTATTGTCGCCTTTATCGGCATTGCATGGATACTTATCGAATATACCGACAGTAACGTTCCGTGGCTGGATAGCTTTACCACTGCCTTGAGTATTGTCGGAATGTGGATGCTGGCACGCAAATACATTGAACAATGGTTTGCCTGGATTATCGTCGATATCGTCTGCTGCGGACTTTATATCTATAAAGACCTCTATTTCACCTCAGCTTTGTACGGACTTTACTCCATTATAGCTATCTTTGGCTACTTCAAGTGGAAAAAACTAATGAACATACAATGA
- the thrC gene encoding threonine synthase: MKYYSTNKQAPMASLQEAVVKGLAADKGLFMPMTVKPLPQEFYDTIDTLSFQEIAYRVADAFFGEDVPADTLKQIVYDTLSFDVPLVKVADNIYSLELFHGPTLAFKDVGGRFMARLLGYFIKKEGQKNVNVLVATSGDTGSAVANGFLGVEGIHVYVLYPKGKVSEIQEKQFTTLGQNITALEVDGTFDDCQALVKAAFMDKELNEHLSLTSANSINVARFLPQAFYYFYAYAQLKRAGKAANAVICVPSGNFGNITAGLFGKKMGLPIKRFIAANNRNDIFYQYLQTGKYNPRPSIATIANAMDVGDPSNFARVIDLYGNSHAAISAEISGTTYTDEQIRETVKETWKEHHYLLDPHGACGYRALVEGLKEGETGVFLETAHPAKFLETVESIIGESVEIPAKLQEFMKGEKKSLQMTKEFADFKNYLLSL, from the coding sequence ATGAAATATTATAGTACGAATAAACAAGCACCAATGGCTTCCCTCCAGGAAGCAGTGGTGAAAGGGCTTGCAGCCGATAAGGGACTGTTTATGCCTATGACTGTCAAACCTCTTCCGCAAGAGTTCTACGATACGATTGATACATTGTCTTTTCAGGAAATAGCCTATCGTGTTGCTGATGCGTTCTTTGGCGAAGATGTTCCTGCCGATACACTGAAACAGATAGTATATGATACATTAAGTTTTGATGTGCCTTTGGTAAAGGTAGCGGACAATATCTATTCTCTGGAACTTTTCCACGGACCGACACTGGCTTTCAAAGATGTAGGCGGCCGTTTCATGGCACGTCTGCTGGGGTACTTCATTAAAAAAGAAGGACAGAAGAATGTCAATGTGCTGGTAGCTACTTCCGGTGATACGGGAAGCGCTGTTGCTAACGGCTTTCTGGGGGTGGAAGGTATTCATGTGTATGTGCTCTATCCGAAAGGAAAAGTCAGTGAGATACAGGAAAAACAGTTCACTACATTGGGACAGAATATCACTGCACTCGAAGTAGACGGAACATTCGATGACTGTCAGGCATTGGTAAAAGCCGCTTTCATGGATAAGGAACTGAATGAACATCTTTCCCTGACTTCCGCCAACTCTATCAATGTAGCCCGCTTCCTGCCGCAAGCATTCTATTATTTCTATGCTTACGCCCAGTTGAAGCGTGCCGGAAAAGCGGCTAATGCTGTGATTTGTGTTCCTAGCGGAAACTTCGGAAACATCACTGCCGGATTGTTCGGAAAGAAAATGGGATTACCCATCAAGCGTTTTATTGCTGCCAACAACCGTAATGATATCTTCTATCAGTACCTGCAGACAGGCAAGTACAATCCCCGTCCCTCCATTGCTACGATTGCCAATGCTATGGATGTAGGTGACCCGAGTAATTTTGCCCGTGTAATCGACTTGTACGGCAATTCTCATGCCGCTATCTCTGCCGAGATTTCGGGTACGACTTACACTGACGAGCAGATTCGCGAAACGGTAAAAGAAACCTGGAAAGAACATCACTACCTGCTCGACCCTCACGGGGCTTGCGGATACCGTGCCTTGGTCGAAGGACTGAAAGAAGGCGAGACCGGTGTGTTCCTTGAAACGGCTCATCCGGCCAAGTTCCTTGAAACAGTAGAAAGCATTATCGGCGAATCGGTAGAGATACCTGCCAAATTGCAGGAGTTTATGAAAGGCGAGAAGAAAAGTTTGCAGATGACAAAGGAATTTGCAGATTTCAAGAACTATCTGCTTTCTCTTTAA